DNA from Mesorhizobium loti R88b:
TGTCGGGCGCCCGCGTGCGCGTCATCCCCGACCGCATCGAGACCGGCACTTACGCCATGGCGGTCGCCATGACTGGCGGCGATGTCGTGCTCGAAGGGGCGCGGCCTGAACTGTTGCAAACCGCGCTGGACGTGATTTCGCAGACAGGCGCCGAGATCACGCCGACCAATTCCGGCATCCGTGTCAGGCGCAACGGCGCCGGCATTTCGCCGGTGGACGTGACAACGGCGCCCTTCCCGGCCTTCCCGACCGATCTGCAGGCGCAGTTCATGGGCCTGATGACCATGGCCAAGGGCAAGTCGCGCATCACCGAAACGATCTTCGAAAACCGCTTCATGCATGTGCAGGAACTGGCCCGGCTCGGCGCCCACATCACGCTTTCGGGCCAGACGGCGATCGTCGACGGCGTGGCGAAGCTGAAAGGTGCGCCTGTCATGGCCACCGATCTTCGCGCCTCGGTCTCGCTGGTCATCGCGGGTCTTGCGGCCGAGGGCGAAACCACGGTCAACCGCGTCTACCATCTCGACCGCGGCTTCGAACGGCTTGAGGAAAAGCTGTCCAACTGCGGCGCGGTGATCGAGCGTATTTCGGCCTGACGATCGGACGGCAGCAGCTTCAGACGGAGACTGCCCGTACGGCATCTATCCCCCTGCCAGGACTGTAAACCCGAGGCAATTGCCTCGGGCGGAAGTCGTGTCGCGGTTGCACCGGCCGGAAAGACCGCCTAACAGAAGGCTGAAACCAACCTTAGGCACGAAATCCGCATGGCCCTCAGACTCATCGCACTCGACGACCAGGATCTGAGCATCGTTTCGGCTCATGTCCAGGACGCCGTGCTGAAAGTCAGCGACCTCGAGTACCTGCCTTCGGCCAAGCGTTTCGTGCTGACCATGAACCGTTTCGTCTGGGAGGCGAAATCGGGCCTGTTTCGCCAGCACAATGAGCGGCGCCAGGCCGTGCTGCATTTCGACCGGGTGCTCGGCGCCAAGACCAACGGGATTGCGCGCCACAAGCCGGCCGAAGTGCTGTCGCTGCTGGCGATCAGCTTCATCGAGATCAGCAAGCCGGCCGGCATCGTCGAGCTGATCTTTTCGGGCGGCGGCACCATCATGCTCGATGTCGAGTGCATCGAAGCCCGTCTTGCTGACATAGGCGGTGCGTGGGAAGCCACGTCGCGTCCCATCCACAAGGGCTGAGCGATGGCCATCACACTTGCCCAGTCCGACGCCGATTTCGAGCAGCGTTTCGCCGCTTTCCTCCTGACCAAGCGGGAAGTGTCCGAGGACGTCGATGCCGCGGTGCGCCAGATCATCGCGCGCGTGCGTGCCGAGGGCGACGCCGCGCTGATCGATTACACGCAAAAATTCGATCGGGCCGACTTGAGCAGGCTCGGCATTGCCGTATCGAAGCAAGACATTGCAGCTGCCTACGAAACCGCCGATCCGCAGACCATCGAGGCGCTTAAATTCGCCCGCGACCGGATCCGCTCCCATCACGAGCGGCAACGTCCCAGGGACGATCGCTATACGGATGCCGCGGGCGTCGAGCTCGGCTGGCGCTGGACGGCGATCGAGGCGGTCGGGCTTTATGTGCCTGGCGGCACGGCAAGCTATCCAAGTTCGGTGCTGATGAACGCCGTGCCGGCCAGGGTGGCCGGCGTCGAGCGCATCGTGATGGTGGTGCCGGCGCCGGGCGGCGTCATCAATCCGCTGGTGCTGGTGGCGGCCGATATTGCCGGCGTGTCCGAGATTTACCGTGTCGGCGGGGCGCAGGCCATTGCAGCCCTTGCCTACGGCACCACAACCATAAAGCCGGTCGCCAAGATCGTCGGACCCGGCAATGCCTATGTCGCTGCAGCCAAGCGGCAGGTGTTCGGCACGGTCGGCATCGACATGATCGCCGGCCCGTCGGAAGTGCTCGTCGTGGCCGATGGCAGCAACGATCCGGACTGGATCGCCGCCGATCTGCTCGCCCAGGCCGAGCATGACGCGTCGGCACAGTCGATCCTGGTCACCGACGATCCGGCCTTCGGCAAGGCCGTCGAACAGGCTGTGGAGCGTCAGTTGCAGAGCCTGCCACGCGCCGAAACGGCGTCGGCGAGCTGGCGCGATTTCGGCGCGGTGATTTTGGTACCGACCATCGAAGCCGCGCTGCCGCTGGTCGACCGCATCGCGGCCGAACATGTCGAACTGGCCATCGACGATGCCGAAGGCTTCCTGTTGCGGATGCGCAATGCCGGTGCCGTCTTTCTCGGCCGCCACACGCCGGAAGCCATCGGCGACTATGTCGGCGGCTCCAACCACGTGTTGCCGACGGCGCGTTCGGCGCGCTTCTCGTCGGGGCTTTCGGTGCTTGATTTCGTCAAGCGCACCTCGATCCTCAAGCTTGGGCCGGAGCAGTTGCGGGCGCTGGCGCCGGCGGCGATTGCGCTGGCCACGGCCGAGGGTCTCGACGCGCATGGCCGCTCCGTCGCCATCCGGCTGAATATGTAGGCTGAGATGACGGGCTCCGATCGCTCAAAACTGATCGATGTCGAACTCGATGAGTCCATCGGCCGGTCGACGCCCGATGTCGAGCATGAGCGGGCGGTGGCGATCTTCGACCTGATCGAGGAGAACAATTTTCAGCCCGTCAACGACAGTGGAACAGGCCCTTACCGGCTGAAACTGTCGCTGGCCGAGCAGCGTCTGGTCTTCGCCGTGGCGCGCGAGGACGGCACCGCGGTCGTCACCCATATCCTGTCGCTGACGCCGCTGCGGCGCATCGTCAAGGACTACTATATGATCTGCGAGAGCTATTACGACGCCATCCGCTCCTCCACGCCGAGCCATATCGAGGCCATCGACATGGGCCGCCGCGGTTTGCACAATGAAGGCTCGCAGACGCTGATGGACCGGCTCTCCGGCAAGATCGACATCGACTTCGACACGGCGCGCCGGCTGTTCACGTTGGTCTGCGTGCTGCATTGGCGGGGCTAGCCCTGGCACCCGGCGCCCTGCCCCGCTCGATCCTGTTCCTGTGCGGCATGAATGCCGTGCGTTCGCCAATGGCCGAGCAGTTGGCACGCCGGATGCTGCCCGCCACCATTTTCGTCGCCTCGGCCGGCGTGCGCGCCGGCGAGCGCGACCCCTTCGTCGATGCCGTGCTTGCCGAGGAGGGTCTCACGCTGGGCGAGCGTCATCCCAGGACGTTGGACGACCTCGAGGATGATTATTTCGACCTGATCGTCACGCTGGCGCCGGAGGCGCACCATGCCGCGCTCGAGCTTACCCGCTCGCTCGCCGTGGAGGTCGAATACTGGCCAACACAGGACCCGACCGATGCCGGCGGCACGCGCGAGCAGATCATGGCGGCCTACCGCGATGTGCGCGAGCGGCTGAAGTTGCGCATAGGCCGGCGTTTTTTGGCTTCAGAAGCAAAAAACGCGACGGATTAAGCGTGTTCACAAGCGGACGATTATCATATAGGTTCCGCCGAAATTCCGGCCTGGGCGCGCCTGGGCGCCGGAACTGCCATCCAAGCAAAGGTATAGAATGCCGAAGGAAGAAGTCCTCGAGTTTCCGGGTGTCGTGACGGAATTGTTGCCCAACGCGATGTTCAGGGTGAAGCTCGAAAACGAACACGAGATCATCGCCCATACGGCCGGCCGCATGCGCAAGAACCGCATCCGCGTGCTGACCGGCGACAAGGTTCTGGTCGAGATGACGCCATACGACCTGACCAAGGGCCGCATCACCTATCGTTTCAAGTAAGATCAAGGCCCGGTCGAACCGCGATGAGCCTTTTGCAGAAGCTGGTGCTTGCCTCGGGTTCGCCGCGCCGCATCGAACTCTTGCAGCAGGCTGGCATCGAGCCGGACCGTATCCTGCCAGCCGATATCGACGAAACGCCGCTGCGTGCCGAGCATCCGCGCTCTCTGGCCAAGCGGCTGTCGAAGGAAAAGGCCGAGAAGGCGTTCGCGTCGCTGAAGACCGAGACCGACTATGCGCCAAGTTTCGTGCTGGCCGCCGACACGGTGGTCGCGGTCGGGCGGCGCATCCTGCCCAAGGCCGAAACGCTTGACGACGCCGCCAACTGCCTCGGGCTGTTGTCCGGCCGTTCGCACCGGGTCTATTCCGGCATCTGCCTGATCACGCCCGGCGGCAAGCTGCGTCAGCGGCTGGTCGAGACGCGGGTGCGTTTCAAGCGGTTGCCGCGCGAGGAGATCGACGCCTATGTCGCCTCTGGCGAGTGGCGCGGCAAGGCCGGCGGCTATGCCGTCCAAGGCATCGCCGGTGCCTTCGTCGTCAAGCTGGTCGGCTCCTACACCAACATCGTCGGCCTGCCGCTCTATGAGACGGTGGCGCTGCTGTCGGGCGAAGGTTTCAAAATCCATCAGAACTGGCTGTCCGCGCGGCCATGAATTCCGACTCCAAAGTCACGCCGCTCCGTCCAAAGCGGCCCTGCCCCGAATGCGGCAAGGCCTCGGCGCGCGACACCTTTCCGTTCTGCTCGACGCGCTGCAAGGACATCGACCTCAACCGATGGCTGAAGGGCGCATATGTCATCTCCGCCCGCGACGACGAGGAAGAGCCGGACAACGACGGTCCTAAGTAAGGCCTGGCTTTGTTTTTATGCCTGTCGTCGCCCCAAAACCGGAACCCACTTTTGGGCGACATGCATTCGTCAGGCCGCCTCGGTCTTGCGACTCACGCGCGCCCATGCCGGCAGCCAGTCGCCATGAGCGGCGAGAAGATCGTCCACCAGTGACCAGATCTGGTCGAGATCGAGCTCGGCTGCCGTGTGCGGGTCCATCATCGCCGCGTGGTAGATGTGCTCGCGGTTCTCACTCATCAGCGCCCGCACCGTCAGTTCCTGGACGTTGATGTTGGTGCGGATCAGCGCTGTCAGCTGCGGCGGCAGGTCGCCTATATAGGTCGGCTGGATGCCGGAGGCATCAACCAGGCACGGCACTTCGGCGGCGCAATCGCGGGGCAACGAGGTGATGCAGCCATTGTTGCGGACATTGCCGTAGATCACCGACGGTTCGCCGGTCCAGACAGAATTCATGATCGAGGAGGCATATTCCCGGGACTGCTCGACCTCGATGCGGTCGGCTGAGCGATAGGCTTGCGCCTGTCCCTTCCAGCGCTCGATCTGCTCGATGCAGCGCTTGGGATATTCGTCGAGCGGAATGCCGTATTTCTCGATCAAATCGGGGCGGCCCTCCTTGATGAAATAGGGCGTGTATTCGGCGAAATGTTCCGAGCTTTCGGTGACGAAATAGCCCAACCTGGTCAGCATCTCGTAGCGCACCTTGTTGGGGCAGCGCGGGTTCCAGCCAGGCTTGGGCGCACGGCCTTCACGATAGGCGCGCACCAGGTCGGGATAGAGGTCGCGGTAGGAGCCGTCGGGCTGGCGATGCTCGAATTTCAGATAGAAGGCCATATGGTTGATGCCGGCCGAGCGATAGCGTATCTCGTCGTAGGGAAGGTCGAGATCGTGGGCCAGTTCCATCGCCGTGCCCTGCACCGAATGGCAGAGGCCGACCTGTTTGATTTCAGGATATTTCTCCGATATCGCCCAGGTGTTGATCGCCATCGGGTTGACGTATTGCAGCATGATCGCCTGCGGGCAGACGGCGAGCATGTCCTCGCAGACCTTCCACAGATGCGGCACAGTCCTCAAACCCCGCATGATGCCGCCGACGCCGAGCGTGTCGGCGATCGTCTGGCGCAGGCCGTATTTCTTCGGCACTTCGAAATCGGTGACCGTGCAGGGCTCGTAGCCGCCTATCTGGAAGGCGACGACGACGAAGTCGGCGCCGGCAAGCGCCTTGCGCTGGTCGGTATAGGTTTCGGCCCTGGCCTTTACCCCAAGCGTCGAGATCAGCTTGTTGACGACAATGGCGCTCTCCTCCAGCCGCTGCGGGTTGAGGTCCATCAGCGCGATCGTCGCGCCCGAAAGCGACGGCCGCTGCAGCACGTCGCCGACAATGTTCTTCATGAACACGGTCGAGCCGGCGCCGATGAAAGTGATCCTGGGATGTCTTGCCATGCTAACCTCCGGCATATGTTCAGGCCACGTCGAAAGCGGCCCTGACGAGCCGTTCGGTGTAGGCGGTCTTGGGATTGGTGAGGACCTCGTCGACGGGTCCCTGCTCCACGATCTTGCCGTTCTGCATGACGATGACGCGGTGGCATAGCGCGCGCACCACCTTGAGGTCGTGCGAGATGAAGAGATAGCTCAGACCGCGCTCATCCTGCAGCTTGCGCAACAGGTCGATGATCTGCGCTTGCACCGAGAGGTCGAGCGCCGATGTCGGCTCGTCAAGCAGGATGAATTCGGGTTCGAGCGCGATGGCGCGGGCAATGGCGACACGCTGGCGCTGGCCACCGGAGAATTCGTGCGGAAAGCGCGACAAGATATCCCCCGGCATGCCGGCGCTGACCAGCGCCTCGCGCACCCGGTCGACCCGCTCGCGCCGCGTCGCGCCGATGCTGTTGACGATCAGCCCTTCCTCGATGATCTGGCCGATCGTCATGCGCGGGTTGAGCGAGGAGAACGGGTCTTGGAAGACGATCTGCATGCGCGAACGCAAAGGCCGCATCTCGGCCCGGGAGAGGCCGTGGATCGGCTTGCCGTCGAAACGGATCTCGCCGCGCTTGGCGTCGGTCAATCTGAGCAGCGCCTGGCCGAAGGTCGTCTTGCCGGAACCGGATTCGCCAACCAGCCCCAGCGTCTCGTGGCGGCAAAGCGTGAGGCCGAGATCGTCGACGGCGACCAGCTCGCGCCAATCCGGCTTCAGGAAACTGCCGTGGCGCAGCATGAATGAAACGCGCACGCCGTTTGCCTCGAGGATGGTGCCGCAGCCCTCAGGAAGTGGTTGCGGCCGGCCGCGCGGTTCGGAGGCGAGCAGCCGCTGCGTGTAGGGATGCTGCGGATCGGCAAACAGCCGCTCGGTGACGTTGTGTTCGCACATTTCGCCCTGCTGCATGACATAGACGTAGTCGGAGAATTTGCGCACCACGGTGAGGTCATGGGTGATCAGGATCACCGCCATCCGCAACTCCTTCTGCAGATTGCGGATCAGGTTGAGGATCTGCGCCTGGACGGTGACGTCGAGCGCGGTGGTCGGCTCGTCGGCGATCAAAACGTCGGGATTGTTGGCCAACGCCATGGCGATCATCACGCGCTGGCGCTGCCCGCCCGAGAGCTGGTGCGGATATTGCTTGAGCCGCGCCTCAGGCTCGGGAATCTGGACATGCCGCAGCAGTTCGAGCGCCCGCGCCCAGGCTTGGCGGCGGCTCACCTTGCGATGCACCCGGATCGCCTCGACGATCTGGCTGCCGACCGTGTAGATCGGGTTGAGCGAGCTCATCGGCTCCTGGAAGATCATCGAGATGCGGTTGCCGCGTAGCTTGCGCCGCTCGCTCTCCGGGAATTTCAGGATGTTCTGTCCGTCGTAGCAGACGCTCGATTTCGGCGACACGGTGGCGCGCCTGGACAGCAATCCCATGACGGTACGCGCCGTCACCGACTTGCCGGAGCCGGATTCGCCGACGATCGCGATCGTCTCGCCGCGATAGAGCTGGAACGAGATGTCCTTGACTGCTTCGACGACGCCATGCTCGACCTTGAAGGCAACCTCGATGTTGCGGGCATCGATGATGGGCTGGTCCTGCCGTCCGTCATGATCATGACGAACGGTGGGTGCGAAAGTGTCTGCGAGCGCTATCGTCATCCCAGCCACCTCAATAGGGGTCGACGGCATCGCGCAGGCCATCGCCCAGCGCGTTGAAGGCAAAGACGGTGGCGAGCACGAACCCGACCGGCGACAGGATCCAGGGATAGGTGCCGATGACGGAGTAGGTCGCTGTGTCCTGCAGCATCAACCCCCAAGAGATCAGCGGCGGCTTGACCGCGAAGCCAAGGAAACCAAGGAAGGATTCGAGCAGCACCACGGTCGGGATCGCCAGCGTCACGGCGACGATCACGTGGCTCATCACATTGGGCAAGATGTGCTGCAGGATGATGCGCCGGTCGGTGGCACCGACCGCCATGGCGGCACGCACATATTCGATGCGCGCCAGCGCCAGCGTCTTGCCGCGCACCTCACGCGACATCTGCGCCCAACCCAGCGCCGACATGACGATGATGACGAAGGCGAGGAAGACATTCGTCGGCGCGGTGACCGGGATCAGCGTCGTCAGCGCCAGGTAGAGCGGCAGTTGCGGGAAAGCGAGCACCAGTTCGACGAAGCGCTGCATCCAGACGTCGAACCGACCGCCGAAATAGCCGGAGACCATGCCGACCGTGGTGCCGATGACGGTGATGATGAAGACCACCGTCAGCGCGATCATCAGCGAGACGCGCGAACCATGGATGGCGCGAGACAGCACATCGCGGCCGAACTTGTCGGTGCCGAGGAAATGCACAGGCTGGCCGTCCGTCGAGGCGAAGAAATGCCGGTCCGCCGGGATCAGCCCGAAGAGCTTGTAGGGCGCGCCCTCGACAAAGAAGCCCAGCAGCCTCGGATGGTCATAGTCAGGGCCGACGATGGGCTGGAAGGTGACCGGATCGAGATCGGTCGAATCGGCCAGCGCATAGACCCTCGGCCACGCGACGAAATTGCCGTCCTTGTCGTGGAAGGAAGGCAGCTGCGGCGGCGCGAAGCCGACATCGGTCGCCTTCGGATCCATCGGCGCCAGGAATTCTGCGAACACGGCCATCGCCAGCAACAGCACGACCAGCCAAAGGCCGGCCATGCCGGTCCAGGAGCGCTTCAGCCGACGCCAGACCAGCGCGATGTAGCTCTCATTGCCGCGCGCCGGTTTGACGACGATGGGGCCTTCTACCGGCAAGGGTGGCGGTGATGGATCGCGCGCCAGCATCTAGCTCTCTCCGTATTGGCGGATGCGCGGATCCAGCAGGACAAGCAGCATGTCGGCGATGATGTTGCCGACGATCAGCGTTGCCGACAGCACCATCATGAAGGTGGCGGTGACATAGACGTCGCCGACCGCCATCGAGCCGACGATCGCCGGACCGACGGTCGGCAGCGCGAAGATGATCGCCGTCTCGATCTCGCCGGTCAGCATATAAGGCAGCACCACGCCCTGATACATGACGAGCGGGTGCAGCGCGTTGGGTACGGCGTGGCGCATGACGACGGCGCTGCCGGTCAGGCCCTTGGCTCTCGCCGTCTCGACATATTGCGCGTTGAGCGTATCCAGAAGATTGCCGCGCATGACACGCATATTGTAGGCGAGCCCGCCAAAGGTGGCGATCGCCACCACCGGCCAGACATGCTTGACGAGGTCGACGAACTTCGCCCACGACCATGGCGCGCCGCCATATTGCGGCGAGAAGAATGAGCCGATCTCCGACACGTTGAACTGGAAGACCAGGAGATAGACGATGATCAGCGCCATCAGGAAGCGCGGCACCGTCATGCCGAGGAAGGAGATCGCCGACAGCGTCGTGTCGATCCAGGTGTATTGCCTTGTCGCCGCCCATATGCCGAAGGTGATGCCCAGCACCGAGGCGAGCAGATGGCAGACCAGCGCCAGGAGCAGCGTGCGCGGCAGGCGCTCGCCAACGACGTCGGCCACCGGCTTGTTGTAGTAGAGGCTGTAGCCGAAATCGCCGCGGGTGACGATGCCGCCGATCCAATTGAGATACTGGACGGGCAGCGGCTTATCGAGGCCATGTTCGACGCGGTAGGCCTGCGCCTGCGCATCGGCCTCGGCGAAGGAAGCGCCGCCCTGGTTGATCAGCTGCGAGCGGATGTAGTCGGCATAGTCACCGGGTGGCGCCTGGATGATGGCGAAGGTGACGAGGCTCAGAATGCCAAGGACCGGTATTGCCGACGCTATGCGCATGAGCAGAAATCGCAGCATGGACGGTCCGCTTCCTCATCTCGCCGGACGCTCCCGTTAAAGGACGTTCGGAGGGTTGGTCTGTCCGGCCGCG
Protein-coding regions in this window:
- the hisD gene encoding histidinol dehydrogenase, coding for MAITLAQSDADFEQRFAAFLLTKREVSEDVDAAVRQIIARVRAEGDAALIDYTQKFDRADLSRLGIAVSKQDIAAAYETADPQTIEALKFARDRIRSHHERQRPRDDRYTDAAGVELGWRWTAIEAVGLYVPGGTASYPSSVLMNAVPARVAGVERIVMVVPAPGGVINPLVLVAADIAGVSEIYRVGGAQAIAALAYGTTTIKPVAKIVGPGNAYVAAAKRQVFGTVGIDMIAGPSEVLVVADGSNDPDWIAADLLAQAEHDASAQSILVTDDPAFGKAVEQAVERQLQSLPRAETASASWRDFGAVILVPTIEAALPLVDRIAAEHVELAIDDAEGFLLRMRNAGAVFLGRHTPEAIGDYVGGSNHVLPTARSARFSSGLSVLDFVKRTSILKLGPEQLRALAPAAIALATAEGLDAHGRSVAIRLNM
- the infA gene encoding translation initiation factor IF-1, whose product is MPKEEVLEFPGVVTELLPNAMFRVKLENEHEIIAHTAGRMRKNRIRVLTGDKVLVEMTPYDLTKGRITYRFK
- a CDS encoding ABC transporter permease; this encodes MLRFLLMRIASAIPVLGILSLVTFAIIQAPPGDYADYIRSQLINQGGASFAEADAQAQAYRVEHGLDKPLPVQYLNWIGGIVTRGDFGYSLYYNKPVADVVGERLPRTLLLALVCHLLASVLGITFGIWAATRQYTWIDTTLSAISFLGMTVPRFLMALIIVYLLVFQFNVSEIGSFFSPQYGGAPWSWAKFVDLVKHVWPVVAIATFGGLAYNMRVMRGNLLDTLNAQYVETARAKGLTGSAVVMRHAVPNALHPLVMYQGVVLPYMLTGEIETAIIFALPTVGPAIVGSMAVGDVYVTATFMMVLSATLIVGNIIADMLLVLLDPRIRQYGES
- the yacG gene encoding DNA gyrase inhibitor YacG, with amino-acid sequence MNSDSKVTPLRPKRPCPECGKASARDTFPFCSTRCKDIDLNRWLKGAYVISARDDEEEPDNDGPK
- a CDS encoding alpha-glucosidase/alpha-galactosidase; the encoded protein is MARHPRITFIGAGSTVFMKNIVGDVLQRPSLSGATIALMDLNPQRLEESAIVVNKLISTLGVKARAETYTDQRKALAGADFVVVAFQIGGYEPCTVTDFEVPKKYGLRQTIADTLGVGGIMRGLRTVPHLWKVCEDMLAVCPQAIMLQYVNPMAINTWAISEKYPEIKQVGLCHSVQGTAMELAHDLDLPYDEIRYRSAGINHMAFYLKFEHRQPDGSYRDLYPDLVRAYREGRAPKPGWNPRCPNKVRYEMLTRLGYFVTESSEHFAEYTPYFIKEGRPDLIEKYGIPLDEYPKRCIEQIERWKGQAQAYRSADRIEVEQSREYASSIMNSVWTGEPSVIYGNVRNNGCITSLPRDCAAEVPCLVDASGIQPTYIGDLPPQLTALIRTNINVQELTVRALMSENREHIYHAAMMDPHTAAELDLDQIWSLVDDLLAAHGDWLPAWARVSRKTEAA
- a CDS encoding DUF2948 family protein, whose product is MALRLIALDDQDLSIVSAHVQDAVLKVSDLEYLPSAKRFVLTMNRFVWEAKSGLFRQHNERRQAVLHFDRVLGAKTNGIARHKPAEVLSLLAISFIEISKPAGIVELIFSGGGTIMLDVECIEARLADIGGAWEATSRPIHKG
- a CDS encoding ABC transporter permease produces the protein MLARDPSPPPLPVEGPIVVKPARGNESYIALVWRRLKRSWTGMAGLWLVVLLLAMAVFAEFLAPMDPKATDVGFAPPQLPSFHDKDGNFVAWPRVYALADSTDLDPVTFQPIVGPDYDHPRLLGFFVEGAPYKLFGLIPADRHFFASTDGQPVHFLGTDKFGRDVLSRAIHGSRVSLMIALTVVFIITVIGTTVGMVSGYFGGRFDVWMQRFVELVLAFPQLPLYLALTTLIPVTAPTNVFLAFVIIVMSALGWAQMSREVRGKTLALARIEYVRAAMAVGATDRRIILQHILPNVMSHVIVAVTLAIPTVVLLESFLGFLGFAVKPPLISWGLMLQDTATYSVIGTYPWILSPVGFVLATVFAFNALGDGLRDAVDPY
- a CDS encoding UPF0262 family protein; amino-acid sequence: MTGSDRSKLIDVELDESIGRSTPDVEHERAVAIFDLIEENNFQPVNDSGTGPYRLKLSLAEQRLVFAVAREDGTAVVTHILSLTPLRRIVKDYYMICESYYDAIRSSTPSHIEAIDMGRRGLHNEGSQTLMDRLSGKIDIDFDTARRLFTLVCVLHWRG
- a CDS encoding low molecular weight phosphatase family protein, coding for MNAVRSPMAEQLARRMLPATIFVASAGVRAGERDPFVDAVLAEEGLTLGERHPRTLDDLEDDYFDLIVTLAPEAHHAALELTRSLAVEVEYWPTQDPTDAGGTREQIMAAYRDVRERLKLRIGRRFLASEAKNATD
- a CDS encoding Maf-like protein; amino-acid sequence: MSLLQKLVLASGSPRRIELLQQAGIEPDRILPADIDETPLRAEHPRSLAKRLSKEKAEKAFASLKTETDYAPSFVLAADTVVAVGRRILPKAETLDDAANCLGLLSGRSHRVYSGICLITPGGKLRQRLVETRVRFKRLPREEIDAYVASGEWRGKAGGYAVQGIAGAFVVKLVGSYTNIVGLPLYETVALLSGEGFKIHQNWLSARP
- a CDS encoding ABC transporter ATP-binding protein — its product is MTIALADTFAPTVRHDHDGRQDQPIIDARNIEVAFKVEHGVVEAVKDISFQLYRGETIAIVGESGSGKSVTARTVMGLLSRRATVSPKSSVCYDGQNILKFPESERRKLRGNRISMIFQEPMSSLNPIYTVGSQIVEAIRVHRKVSRRQAWARALELLRHVQIPEPEARLKQYPHQLSGGQRQRVMIAMALANNPDVLIADEPTTALDVTVQAQILNLIRNLQKELRMAVILITHDLTVVRKFSDYVYVMQQGEMCEHNVTERLFADPQHPYTQRLLASEPRGRPQPLPEGCGTILEANGVRVSFMLRHGSFLKPDWRELVAVDDLGLTLCRHETLGLVGESGSGKTTFGQALLRLTDAKRGEIRFDGKPIHGLSRAEMRPLRSRMQIVFQDPFSSLNPRMTIGQIIEEGLIVNSIGATRRERVDRVREALVSAGMPGDILSRFPHEFSGGQRQRVAIARAIALEPEFILLDEPTSALDLSVQAQIIDLLRKLQDERGLSYLFISHDLKVVRALCHRVIVMQNGKIVEQGPVDEVLTNPKTAYTERLVRAAFDVA